A region of Frederiksenia canicola DNA encodes the following proteins:
- a CDS encoding pseudouridine synthase, protein MKKIIALFLSVISAFSFAQEVVIIPIVAEQQMANLPKDYPPILKLAVVDISDGTLNEIQDKKYSIKNSGHNLCWIVFNMPFSPSNQITEVFSSPKKANFSDPNGSRKVSKNGKNHTISIDLPSQNDQFIQRCWKFDQKDPVGKYTLSIKVNGINFPAQTFEVIK, encoded by the coding sequence ATGAAGAAAATCATCGCGTTATTTTTAAGTGTGATCTCAGCTTTCTCATTTGCACAAGAAGTCGTGATTATTCCGATTGTTGCCGAACAACAAATGGCCAATTTACCTAAAGATTATCCACCTATATTAAAATTGGCAGTAGTTGACATTAGCGATGGCACATTGAATGAAATTCAAGATAAAAAATATTCAATAAAAAATAGCGGGCATAATTTATGTTGGATCGTATTCAATATGCCATTTTCACCCAGTAATCAAATAACTGAAGTATTTTCTTCCCCTAAAAAAGCAAATTTTTCTGATCCAAATGGTTCAAGAAAGGTCTCAAAAAATGGAAAAAACCATACGATTTCAATTGATTTACCGAGCCAGAATGATCAATTTATTCAAAGATGTTGGAAATTTGATCAAAAAGATCCAGTTGGTAAATATACTCTTTCGATAAAAGTTAACGGTATTAATTTCCCCGCACAGACATTTGAGGTGATTAAATAA
- a CDS encoding YoaH family protein has protein sequence MDNSLLSLSHEQQQQAVEQIQQLMQQGVSSGEAIAIVAQALREQHQMKTEKME, from the coding sequence ATGGATAATAGCTTACTTTCTTTAAGCCACGAGCAACAACAGCAAGCCGTGGAGCAAATTCAACAGCTTATGCAGCAGGGCGTGAGCAGTGGCGAAGCAATTGCCATTGTCGCCCAAGCTTTGCGAGAACAGCATCAAATGAAAACGGAGAAAATGGAATGA
- the truC gene encoding tRNA pseudouridine(65) synthase TruC, with protein MILDILYQDNELVAINKPAGMLVHRSWLDKHETLFAMQTLRDQLGQRVFPIHRLDRPTSGVLLFALNSEMARMMSQQFEQHQIEKSYLAVVRGYLLGEDRIDYPLKVQLDKIADKFSQEKEAQQAVTDYRSLATVEMPYPAGKFATARYSLVQLFPKTGRKHQLRRHLKHLFHPIIGDTHYGDLHQNRALTANTGCERLFLHSNQLQFTHPKTLQKISINAPLDTQWQQLFSQFGWNFPQFD; from the coding sequence ATGATATTGGATATTTTGTATCAAGATAATGAACTGGTGGCGATCAATAAACCTGCGGGAATGTTGGTGCATCGGAGTTGGCTCGACAAACACGAAACCTTGTTTGCGATGCAAACCTTACGAGATCAGCTCGGGCAGCGCGTTTTCCCGATTCATCGCTTGGACCGCCCGACTTCTGGTGTGTTGCTGTTTGCCTTGAATAGCGAAATGGCTCGCATGATGAGCCAACAATTTGAACAGCATCAGATCGAAAAAAGCTATTTGGCGGTGGTGCGAGGCTACCTGCTGGGCGAAGATCGGATCGACTATCCGCTGAAAGTGCAGTTAGATAAAATCGCTGATAAGTTTTCGCAAGAAAAGGAAGCACAGCAAGCCGTTACAGATTATCGATCATTAGCAACGGTTGAAATGCCTTATCCTGCGGGTAAATTCGCCACCGCCCGCTATTCGTTGGTGCAGCTCTTTCCCAAAACAGGGCGTAAGCACCAACTTCGCCGCCACCTCAAACACCTATTTCACCCTATTATTGGCGATACTCATTATGGTGATTTGCATCAAAATCGGGCTTTGACGGCAAATACTGGTTGCGAGCGGTTGTTTTTACACTCAAACCAACTACAATTTACCCATCCAAAAACGTTGCAAAAAATCAGCATAAATGCTCCGCTGGATACCCAGTGGCAGCAACTTTTTTCGCAATTTGGCTGGAATTTTCCGCAATTTGATTAG
- a CDS encoding YqcC family protein encodes MKTEIRQHLNDLQIAMRLHSLWEETPPSEEALASDEPFCVSTLSPTQWLQWIFIPRMNALLDANAEIPRNFAITPYLEEAVQNETHLEALHLPLLKLERLLKAD; translated from the coding sequence ATGAAAACTGAAATTCGTCAACACTTAAACGATCTACAAATTGCCATGCGATTGCATTCACTTTGGGAAGAAACGCCACCCTCAGAAGAGGCCTTGGCGAGCGATGAGCCATTTTGCGTTAGCACCTTGTCGCCAACCCAATGGCTACAATGGATTTTTATTCCGCGAATGAATGCACTGCTTGATGCCAATGCAGAGATCCCCCGCAATTTTGCGATTACCCCCTATTTGGAAGAAGCAGTACAAAACGAAACGCACTTAGAAGCGCTGCATTTACCGCTCTTGAAGCTCGAAAGACTGCTGAAAGCGGACTAA
- the metN gene encoding methionine ABC transporter ATP-binding protein MetN has translation MIELKQISKQFEVKGQKITALDNVNLEVPKGTIYGVIGSSGAGKSTLIRCVNLLERPTMGQVIVDGQDLTAMSEKELILARRNIAMIFQHFNLLSSRTVFDNVALPLELSHTDKQTIEKKVSELLELVGLADKRDVYPSNLSGGQKQRVAIARALASDPHVLLCDEATSALDPATTQSILQLLKEINQRLGLTILLITHEMDVVKRICDRVAVIDQGRLVESGSVSEIFSNPKTELAQRFIQSTFHFELPAEYTEQLSPTPTPNGKPIIKFEFTGRSVDAPLLSHASKKFGIDFSILMSQIDYAGGVKFGFVIAEVEGEADKINEAKFYLIDNNVKVEVLGYVD, from the coding sequence ATGATTGAGCTGAAACAGATCAGCAAACAGTTTGAGGTCAAAGGGCAGAAAATTACAGCACTCGACAATGTGAACCTTGAGGTGCCAAAAGGCACGATTTATGGGGTGATCGGCTCATCCGGTGCAGGTAAAAGTACCCTGATCCGCTGTGTGAATTTGCTTGAACGCCCAACAATGGGTCAAGTGATTGTCGATGGACAAGACTTAACCGCAATGTCAGAAAAAGAGCTGATTTTAGCTCGCCGCAACATTGCGATGATTTTCCAACATTTTAATTTGCTTTCTTCCCGTACGGTATTTGACAACGTGGCATTACCGTTGGAGTTAAGCCATACCGATAAACAGACGATTGAGAAAAAAGTCAGTGAGTTGCTGGAATTAGTAGGCTTAGCAGATAAACGTGATGTGTATCCTAGCAATTTATCAGGCGGTCAGAAACAGCGTGTTGCGATTGCTCGTGCTTTAGCAAGCGATCCGCATGTTTTATTATGCGATGAAGCAACCAGTGCTCTCGATCCAGCAACAACACAGTCGATCCTGCAATTACTCAAAGAGATCAACCAGCGTTTAGGGCTAACGATCTTATTGATCACGCACGAAATGGACGTGGTAAAACGCATTTGTGATCGTGTAGCGGTGATTGACCAAGGTCGCTTAGTTGAAAGCGGCTCGGTCAGTGAAATTTTCTCCAATCCCAAAACGGAACTCGCACAACGCTTTATTCAATCGACTTTCCATTTTGAATTGCCCGCAGAATATACCGAGCAGCTTTCGCCAACCCCAACGCCAAACGGCAAACCCATTATTAAATTTGAGTTTACGGGGCGTTCTGTGGATGCACCGCTTCTCTCACACGCCTCGAAAAAGTTCGGCATTGATTTCAGTATTTTAATGTCGCAAATCGATTATGCAGGCGGAGTAAAATTTGGTTTTGTGATCGCCGAAGTGGAAGGCGAAGCAGACAAAATCAATGAAGCGAAATTCTATTTAATTGATAATAATGTGAAAGTTGAGGTGCTTGGCTATGTGGACTGA